catgaaataatttttcttaCGGGAAAAGAGTTTTTAAAAGACTGTTAGAAAAGGGATTCAACAACtttagaaaaatattaaaaaatttcctCTTCCATGTTTACCATAATAACTGCGCAAGTTGATCATGAAATAAAACAGAATACTGTCATATATGAAAGTTCACCGGTCCAAATTCCAATCCATTCCAAAAACAATACTATAGCAATTGTGGTAATAAAGTGATATTTCCCAAGCGATAATGGAAAATGAAGCTTGTACAGCAAGAAAATACTGACATCCTAAATCACCTTAGAACCACCAACTCTGCGGAACTAAAGGATTCTCACTAAATAGGTATATTCAACTAccaaatttttattttacttgCCAACACCGAACAAGGTAAGCCTTGAATAGTTGTGCCTGAAACATTACAGAAAACAGACCTTCAGCTCATAAAATTCCCTAACAATGCATATCATTACTTTACCCAAACACAAATCAAACCAGAGAACAGGgcactatatatttcaaatcacaaatatatatatatatatatatatatatatatatatatatatatagcatgtGACATAATGGAGAGAGTATGAAAAAAGCATATAGAACAAATCATCATTTGTAAAAGGTGAGATGGTGGCAAAAACACATACCTGCCTCAAACTACAAGCAAATATTGCCTAGGACAAACCAGAATGTTTGAGTTCACTAACGTTTAAAGGAGGTTTACACTGccattttcatttcaattttgtgGTGAGGATCATAACCTATCAATTTGAAATCAGCTGCCATAAAAGAATCTATGTTCTTCTTCTCAGGATTAATCTTCAAAATCTGCATAAAATACTAGTAAGAGAACACAAAGAATATAGGAAAATGCAGAGAACAATACAACAATACTTCCAAAATGGTAACTGTAAAATTTAATCAACCTAAATTGCTTCCATTGTACTAACCGGAAACGGTTTTGGCAGTTTTTGAAGCTGTTCCTGGAGAGGCCTAACATGAGTGCTATAAACATGAGCATCCCCAAACACATGGACAAAATCACCCGGAGCAAGATCTATTCAAAACAAAAGATAATTGAATACAAATTTTTAAACATATATAATCATGATAAAAAGGCAATTGCAGACCACTAAACAATCTTTCTTTCAATCAGTGCTAGTCCCCTAAGGCCCAACATCATGGTTATAAATATCTAGTTCTTAACCAATTTATTCGTTATGATGCCCCCTTATAGCAATATTAGGACCCTGTTGGCCTGTTATACAAAAGAAGGCATAGAAGGAAGCCAGGTAGTAGCCAGAATTTTAACGGTGCACAGTTATACTAGAGATATCAAGGAATAGGAAAAGACTGTGGTAGAGATTGTTAATGGCAGTCAGTATTGGCAGGAAAAGTTCAAGTGTACCAGCTGGAATTTAGCTGAACAAGCTGTATAAATACAGCAAAGGAAACTGTAATGAGGCATTCCTGAAATATCAAGAAACATAATAGTTCTACTCTACTCTCTTCTATCTGAATCTTATTTCCTCTCTTCTTccattttccttccttttcttaatAATTGTCTCGCAACAGAGCTGTTTGGGTTCCTAAACCCCAACAGACCCTCTGCAAGAACAATTACCACTAAATGGAATGTGTTAGAGTCCAAAAACTTGTATAGGCATCTGCACCACAAGCTAAACATAATTTACCACCAGATGCAGCATCATAGTACTCTTTTCACCCACTAGTTTTGTCATTTTACCAGACTAGAGTAGACCATCTAATATTAATCAGTCTACCAGTCAAAGAACTACAAAATCTTATCTGCATAGTTTCATCAACTTCAGTAGGCAGTAGGCACCAGTATATTACTACCTTCAGAAATCATATGGCACCAAAAGACTCTTTTGACTCGTTAATTATCAGATCATATGCCTAAATGTTCATAACTAAACATTAACAATTCTTAAAACTCAACAAGTAGCATATTAGTTAATGGTTTTAAGATTTCTCAGAGAATACATACTACAAACGTGAGCAATCATGCATGTAAGGAGGGCATAAGATGCAATGTTGAATGGCACACCCAGGCCCATGTCAGCAGATCGCTGATACATTTGACAGGACAATTCCCCATTGGCTACATAGAACTGCAAAATAAAATATCCAGATTAATCAAAAGCAAAGGAAATCATGAAAGACACGTGGGCTAATTACTAACTTGAGcaaacatgtggcaagggaagtGCCATCAATTTGAGATCAGAAGGATTCCAAGCTGAAAGTATAATCCGGCGATCATCTGGATTATTCTTGATCTTGTCGATAACATCTAACAACTGATCAAATCCTTGGCCAGTGTAGTCAGCATGCATGTTAGTATACCTGGCAAGTGCAACTCATGTAAGAAAAAGGAATGTAGAAAGAACTCCCCCACTGATAAATCCACCAGTAAACCTAGGTAAAGAAATCAATGAACCTAGCTCCGAAGTGTCTCCACTGGAATCCATAAACAGGTCCCAAGTCACCCTCCTCTCTGTCCTTCAACCCAATACTGAAATTGCGAATACAAATATCATTCAAAAAACTGCatgatgaataaaaaaaaaatattgatagtCAGTACTCACTTATCAAGGTAATCTCTGGATGCATTGCCATCCCATATATGAATGCCCTTATCCTGAAGGACCTGTGCAGCAAAATTTAAAAATGCAGGTTACATCATTTTGTTCTTGTATCTACGCCTCAAAGGCTCATTACAGAAACCTCATGCCAATGAGTAAAATTCATTTGGCGTGCCAAGTTATTTGAAAGAACAGATACTTAGATGGATATTTttcataaggaaaaaaaaaaaaaaaaaaccttgcaAATATCAAAAGATCACGACCTTGCAACCATACAATTCctacatgaaaattaaaaaaaaaaaaaaaaaaaatctaaacctGATATTCTGAAGAAATATGGGAAGAACTGAGACTCTCGTGATTTAGAAACAAATAAGTGCGTATTATGCAAGACACAAGAACGTCAAAGAAGTACATATATGAAATGTTCAATTATGCTATCATTACCTTGGCATTCGTTGAACCGCTAATGAACCACAGGAGTTCTTCGACAACCCCTCGCCAGAATACTTTCTACAAACCAATGACACAAACATGAAATATATGAAAGGGATTTTGTCATCTTGCAAAATTGACCTTGTGTTGAATCTTGAACCAATCTAACTTATAGGAGGGAAAAGGGTATGCATACAGAAGAATTAATTCAGTTGCAgcaattataacaaataatttaaacatGCCTTCGTTGTAAGAAGTGGAAAAGTTTTGCGAAGATTGAACCGCATCTGTAAAtgaaattcaaaaaaagaaatccaTTCACATCCATCAGTAATTAAGAggaaaaattgtacattaaaatggAACCATAATTTCAGAATCAACGGTAGAGATAACCATAAATAGTTAATGATTCATATTACCtggcaaccaaattttgacaaagtACCAGTTCCAGTTCTGTCATCCTTCAAATTGCCATCTGAGATGATATCTTGAACAAGTCTAAGATACAACAACTCCTCATGCCTCTCAAAAACCATCTTAGGAAGGAAAGAGAACTTCTTTACCTCAAGCTTACTGTTTTCTGAACCACTATCAGGGCTCAGACCATTATTTTGGCCATGGGATTCAATTGCAGAACTCCTCACTCGAACATATGTTGCAAAGGAATATCGTATGCTGTTTTCCACCATGGGAAAGGATGAGTACCAAGGTTGAAAGACAGTAGAATCAATTGTTGGGATAAAAGTATCGCAATCAATGTTTGTCTCAATTTCTGTAATGTGGATAGCATCACATCCAGGTGCATTGAGAGCTTCCCTGTAGTAGAAGATAAATGAAATTATAGGcgaaagtagaaacaaagaagagTTAACCCATTAAGTGGAGGGACAGCAAGTACAACCTTAATATTTGGCCACCTCCTATTACAAAGACTTTCTCAATTGACAGACAATAAGGAGATGCAGCCAATAATTCCAAAGCAGAACTCAGGCTTCCACACATCACAACATTCTCAGCAGTAGCAATATCAAAACTCCCAGAACGAGTCAGAACAACATTAAGTCGACCAGGCAAAGGTCGATGCTCAAGCGAATACTTTCCCATGTTTTTCTACCCATTATAACAGCATTCTTTTTCCCAGAATCAGAAGTAGTCAGAGTAACATCCTTGAAGAACTTGAGATCAGAAGGTAACCTCCATGGTAGCTTGCCATCCTTTCCGATACCCATATCCCTAGTTGCAGCCACAACAACTTGATAAGTTCTTTGTGGAGCAGGCTGTATATTGGCATTGCCATTGGAAAGGTTTGCCTTGGATTCACCAGCCATGATTGAAAAGAAAGCCTGGCAGAAACTTCTTGATGATGCCACAGAACTAACACTGCACACCCAACTTTTGTGGAAGTGCAGTAGAAGCTGAAATAGGTAAaaacaaacaaataaataaataacttctCAACATATATGCAAAAGACAGCACATCCAAGACCACGACCCACCTATCTATACAAGATGGGGCCATGGGAGGAAAATGTCACACTTGAATTTGATTGAAGTGGTAAACTTCACAAGCCAATCCctcaggaaaaaaaaataataataatctttAAAATATATGGATAAAATATGCCAAAACAGTTAAGCTTCTCAGCCAACATTCTATCACGTAAACTAAACAAgctaaagaaaaaaaaaccagGATTCTAGCAGCACACATCATCTTGTGATGAAAAAGAGTAGCTCCCCAGATAACCTCAAAAAGTGTAGGTACCATATAAAATCTTTGTCTTGGCATTCCAAAAAGTACTAGGtatcatataaaatatttgtcTTGGCATTCCAAAAAGTAGAAAATCGAACACTCACCTTTAGCTACTCCATACAATATAATGGCAAACCAAAATTCTTACCAAAATCAAAACAGTTCCTGAACGTTTCTACCCATAGTAACAAGAACAACAAAAAGctaaaaaattaaagagattaCGAAAAAGAAAAATTCGAATTTTCACACGATCTTCACTTCAATAAAACAAAActttaaaaataaggaagaaaCATGATATattccaaaagaaaaaaaaattcaaaaaatgcaGTAGAGAAACTCACCGATCTGAGACTAAATCGAGAAATATTGAAATCAGAAAACGTCCAAAATCAGTTTGAAGACGATCTGGGCAAGTGTGGAGCAATCTTCACCTCGTAAAATTAGGGTTTGGGTGATAAAAAAGAGAGAGGATTGTGAGATAAGAGTAAAGTAGAGCAGAGTAAAGAGTAGAAGCGTGAAAAGGGAAAGAGAAATGCAAGAGAAGAGGGAGTAAACGGAGGTTTCTTCGCTTTCAATCTGCtgccttcttttctttttcaaacagacagaggaaagcgaggagaagtaaaagaaaatccaaaagcaCGGTTTACGCGGAGTACCGCCAAAGTGAGGAGGAGGAGAAGCATGTTATGTGATGCACACACGTGTgagtttatttattttaattaattttcaaattagTATAAATGATAATAAATTATTGGATGTGTTCGGTTTACGTGTGTGTAACAACAtgaatatcatttttttttatttaaattctttttattttgtaaaaaataattttttataaaaatattttttatcatttaattaaaatattaaaataattatatgcatttatattatatatataaatatttttatattttaataaatttattaaattttaaaaaataatttttttttgcaaaaaataaattattttcttaaaaataatattttttatttacaattttctaAATgttttaaaaactaaaaaaaatgtgaaaaacaaaCAGAGCTTAATGTTCAACTAGTATTGCTATTTTTTTAATTCGAAATGTATCCTATAATTTGCTATAAATGCCTTTGTATTCTCCGTATTCACTGTCAAGTCTTCACCTACCAACATATTTCTATTTAAAAGTT
Above is a genomic segment from Hevea brasiliensis isolate MT/VB/25A 57/8 unplaced genomic scaffold, ASM3005281v1 Scaf372, whole genome shotgun sequence containing:
- the LOC110645146 gene encoding LOW QUALITY PROTEIN: bifunctional dihydrofolate reductase-thymidylate synthase (The sequence of the model RefSeq protein was modified relative to this genomic sequence to represent the inferred CDS: inserted 3 bases in 2 codons), translating into MAGESKANLSNGNANIQPAPQRTYQVVVAATRDMGIGKDGKLPWRLPSDLKFFKDVTLTTSDSGKKNAVIMGRKTWESIXLEHRPLPGRLNVVLTRSGSFDIATAENVVMCGSLSSALELLAASPYCLSIEKVFVIGGGQILREALNAPGCDAIHITEIETNIDCDTFIPTIDSTVFQPWYSSFPMVENSIRYSFATYVRVRSSAIESHGQNNGLSPDSGSENSKLEVKKFSFLPKMVFERHEELLYLRLVQDIISDGNLKDDRTGTGTLSKFGCQMRFNLRKTFPLLTTKKVFWRGVVEELLWFISGSTNAKVLQDKGIHIWDGNASRDYLDNIGLKDREEGDLGPVYGFQWRHFGARYTNMHADYTGQGFDQLLDVIDKIKNNPDDRRIILSAWNPSDLKLMALXPCHMFAQFYVANGELSCQMYQRSADMGLGVPFNIASYALLTCMIAHVCNLAPGDFVHVFGDAHVYSTHVRPLQEQLQKLPKPFPILKINPEKKNIDSFMAADFKLIGYDPHHKIEMKMAV